One window of the Rhipicephalus sanguineus isolate Rsan-2018 chromosome 2, BIME_Rsan_1.4, whole genome shotgun sequence genome contains the following:
- the LOC119382029 gene encoding uncharacterized protein LOC119382029 has translation MVHPIYRTMEWDGVALGMPVDTGSPVTIITWPTYTKYLHLWPLLQKTTLQLTCFLGQLPVKGQLNISVTYSGTTLEATLVVLGCSGPDLCGRDVIKAFEQQHGRQVLAVGMKAAPDTEHPGTTRQVGDSVWYRNYGTGARWKAGVVQAPEGHRMVTIKAADGEHRRRHYDQLSARETDSPALAAGEAEVKQEPGVQAPQTKAGETGAPLTSREGPQSLGAPDADSRPNTHDNEVGNDVSGAQSDGNQEFDPGETVMQVHQKPTSAGSLPALRGKKADASSLAHVTATAHLVYACPSEAIKSLAPNKRCSLLYTRVCTLQNPSLMSLKAFLGEDGHEPHN, from the exons ATGGTCCACCCAATTTATCGCACCATGGAATGGGATGGCGTGGCTCTCGGAATGCCAGTAGACACAGGTTCCCCCGTAACAATCATCACATGGCCTACCTACACCAAATACCTTCACCTTTGGCCTCTGCTCCAGAAGACTACCTTGCAACTTACTTGTTTTCTCGGTCAACTTCCCGTCAAGGGTCAACTCAATATCTCGGTGACGTACAGCGGGACCACACTGGAAGCTACCTTGGTGGTGCTGGGGTGCTCTGGGCCGGATCTGTGCGGGCGGGACGTCATCAAAGCCTTCGAACAACAGCACGGAAGGCAGGTTCTCGCCGTCGGAATGAAGGCTGCCCCCG ATACTGAGCACCCCGGAACCACTCGCCAAGTGGGAGACTCTGTTTGGTACAGGAACTACGGGACAGGAGCCAGGTGGAAAGCTGGTGTTGTACAGGCCCCCGAAGGCCACCGCATGGTAACCATCAAGGCCGCAGACGGCGAACATCGTCGCCGGCATTATGACCAGCTGAGCGCAAGAGAAACGGACAGCCCGGCACTCGCCGCCGGTGAAGCAGAAGTCAAGCAAGAGCCCGGGGTTCAGGCACCGCAGACGAAAGCTGGAGAAACCGGTGCACCACTGACCTCAAGAGAAGGACCCCAGAGCCTAGGTGCGCCAGACGCGGACAGCCGACCAAATACGCATGACAATGAGGTTGGAAATGACGTCAGCGGTGCGCAATCTGATGGCAATCAAGAGTTCGATCCTGGTGAAACTGTTATGCAGGTCCACCAGAAACCGACGTCCGCCGGATCGCTACCAGCCTTAAGGGGAAAGAAGGCTGATGCATCGTCATTGGCACATGTCACTGCCACTGCGCACCTTGTATACGCATGCCCTTcagaggctataaaaagcctcgCTCCCAATAAACGTTGTTCACTGTTGTACACTCGTGTCTGTACGCTTCAGAATCCCTCTCTTATG TCTCTGAAGGCGTTCCTTGGGGAGGACGGCCACGAACCCCACAactga